A single Streptomyces sp. 2114.4 DNA region contains:
- a CDS encoding IPT/TIG domain-containing protein, with amino-acid sequence MSTPTIQPALPALPLGPVLLGVVPNSGPTTGGNTVQLVGLGLGGASSVLFGTSTATIVGQDPLGLTVSVLAPAHAAGAVQVTVTTSGGTSNPASYVYVAPVPPTAAVITPNSGPVAGGTAFVIAGTGLQGATVTLGGNAAAVVGTDPTGSVLFGVTPAGPPAGGNVPVVVTTPGGTATVPGGYTYLAAPPTVTGTVSPSSAAAGATFTIVGTGLLGATVLFGAAPATGVVVNAGGTSLTGTVPPGTVGSTVQVTVQTAAGSANAGSFTYL; translated from the coding sequence ATGTCCACACCCACCATCCAGCCGGCCCTGCCGGCGTTGCCTCTTGGACCCGTACTGCTCGGCGTAGTGCCCAATTCGGGGCCGACCACGGGCGGCAACACCGTGCAGCTCGTCGGGCTCGGCCTCGGCGGCGCCAGCAGTGTCCTCTTCGGGACGTCGACCGCGACGATCGTCGGACAGGACCCGCTGGGGCTGACCGTGTCGGTCCTGGCCCCGGCGCACGCCGCGGGTGCCGTGCAGGTCACCGTCACCACCAGTGGCGGTACCAGCAACCCGGCGTCGTACGTGTACGTGGCGCCCGTCCCGCCGACGGCCGCGGTCATCACCCCCAACTCGGGGCCGGTCGCGGGCGGCACCGCGTTCGTCATCGCCGGAACCGGCCTGCAGGGCGCCACCGTCACCCTCGGGGGCAATGCCGCGGCCGTCGTGGGCACGGACCCCACCGGCAGTGTCCTGTTCGGTGTCACCCCCGCGGGACCCCCCGCAGGAGGCAACGTCCCGGTCGTGGTGACGACCCCGGGCGGCACCGCGACCGTCCCCGGCGGCTACACCTACCTGGCGGCGCCCCCCACGGTTACCGGAACGGTGTCGCCGTCCTCGGCGGCGGCGGGCGCCACCTTCACTATCGTCGGGACCGGGCTCCTCGGAGCGACCGTGCTCTTCGGGGCCGCCCCGGCCACCGGCGTGGTGGTCAACGCGGGCGGTACGTCCCTGACCGGCACCGTCCCGCCGGGCACGGTCGGATCGACGGTGCAGGTGACCGTCCAGACGGCGGCCGGCAGCGCCAACGCCGGGTCGTTCACCTACCTGTGA
- a CDS encoding tyrosine-type recombinase/integrase — translation MNNNAGDRLPWEADTHTMSLTDYGERRWPAAMHGLEPLTMSPYQAGWRLRVVPSIGHVLIRKVTRRVVNRALHCWIADECGLSTVKNSLAVLVRVLEQAVRDGVLDANPARVAGWQQEYQRAQSERTTPRALALPDVQTLERLAATLVQRSSDGYQGWGDIVRFAAWTGTRFSEVSALQAQDIDMSTWTWQVQRFTVSEPAGLGDRACRGRHHRVVPLRPAARELAAGRLEAARHTPAARLFTGPHRRRFTAAVLRDTTGWDDVVAELGHEYLRRQDLRHTGLTWMADAGLPLPLLCGAAGRPPQDARRYLPPDGTVRPGESHGEPPASSAPARTTGGGRTAFRRPPAG, via the coding sequence ATGAACAACAACGCCGGGGACCGGCTTCCCTGGGAGGCCGACACCCACACGATGTCGCTCACCGACTACGGGGAACGGCGGTGGCCGGCCGCGATGCACGGCCTGGAGCCCCTGACCATGTCCCCCTACCAGGCCGGATGGCGGCTGCGTGTCGTTCCCAGCATCGGGCACGTCCTGATCCGGAAGGTCACCCGCCGCGTCGTCAACCGCGCCCTGCACTGCTGGATCGCCGACGAATGCGGGCTGTCGACGGTGAAGAACAGCCTTGCCGTGCTCGTGCGGGTCCTGGAACAGGCCGTGCGGGACGGGGTGCTCGACGCCAATCCGGCCCGGGTGGCCGGCTGGCAGCAGGAGTACCAGCGGGCGCAGAGCGAACGCACCACTCCCAGGGCGCTGGCCCTGCCGGACGTGCAGACGCTGGAGCGGCTGGCGGCCACCCTCGTCCAGCGGTCCTCGGACGGCTACCAGGGGTGGGGCGACATCGTCAGGTTCGCCGCCTGGACCGGTACCCGCTTCAGCGAGGTGTCCGCCCTGCAGGCCCAGGACATCGATATGAGCACCTGGACCTGGCAGGTCCAGCGCTTCACCGTGTCCGAGCCGGCGGGCCTGGGCGACCGCGCCTGCCGGGGCAGGCACCACCGGGTGGTGCCGCTGCGCCCCGCCGCGCGGGAGTTGGCCGCCGGCCGGCTGGAGGCGGCGCGGCACACGCCGGCGGCCCGGCTGTTCACCGGTCCGCACCGGCGCCGGTTCACCGCCGCGGTGCTGCGGGACACCACCGGCTGGGACGACGTGGTGGCCGAGCTCGGTCATGAATACCTCCGGCGGCAGGATCTGCGCCACACCGGGCTGACGTGGATGGCGGACGCGGGGCTTCCGTTGCCCTTGCTGTGCGGCGCCGCCGGGCGACCGCCGCAGGACGCCCGGCGCTATCTGCCCCCCGACGGGACGGTGCGGCCCGGGGAGAGCCATGGGGAGCCACCGGCGAGTTCGGCCCCCGCCCGTACGACGGGCGGGGGCCGAACCGCTTTCCGGCGTCCCCCCGCCGGGTGA
- a CDS encoding FAD-dependent monooxygenase: MTHDMTHEMPYETATGREGAARPDRDQERRTAPPGRSVLISGASVAGPALAYWLGRYGFRPTVIELAPALRGGGFAVDFRGAAQLTVLERMGVLDDIRAHSTGGGDPLTFIDGQGRPLAAMPPEFSGGEVEILRSELSRILHRHSLTPPGSHHTPGSPPGDPATPEYLFGDSLSSLTETADGVHATFERGAPRTFDLVIGADGLHSTVRRLAFGPEKDFVRHLGYYVAAWDLPEDAGDLAARPVGYGEPGRLATVGRTPRRSGERGYAGEVFCVFASEEELISDRRDPRARKQAIARAYEGAGWRTPELIATLGQADDVYFDSISRADVPRWSTGRIALLGDAAYGATVGGMGTGSAIIGAYVLAGELALAEGDHHTAFARYERLLRPYVTRCQQGGRGAGEFLAPATQEALDARNAALNSPAAVAAMLQQGQDLSAALTLDDYPARVADAVRARW, translated from the coding sequence ATGACGCACGACATGACGCATGAGATGCCGTACGAAACGGCAACGGGGCGCGAGGGGGCAGCCCGGCCGGACCGGGACCAGGAGCGGCGAACGGCACCGCCGGGGCGCTCCGTTCTGATCTCCGGTGCCAGCGTGGCCGGCCCGGCCCTGGCCTACTGGCTCGGCCGCTACGGCTTCCGGCCCACCGTGATCGAGCTGGCACCCGCCCTGCGCGGCGGCGGCTTCGCGGTCGACTTCCGCGGGGCGGCCCAGCTGACGGTGCTGGAGCGCATGGGCGTCCTGGACGACATCAGGGCCCACAGCACGGGCGGCGGCGACCCCCTCACCTTCATCGACGGGCAGGGGCGTCCGCTGGCCGCGATGCCTCCCGAATTCAGCGGCGGCGAGGTCGAGATACTGCGCTCGGAGCTGTCCCGGATCCTTCACCGGCACAGCCTGACCCCGCCCGGCAGCCACCACACACCCGGCAGCCCGCCCGGGGACCCGGCCACCCCCGAGTACCTTTTCGGCGACTCCCTCTCCTCCCTCACCGAGACCGCCGACGGCGTCCATGCCACCTTCGAACGGGGCGCGCCGCGCACCTTCGACCTGGTGATCGGCGCCGACGGTCTGCACTCCACCGTGCGCCGGCTCGCCTTCGGCCCCGAAAAGGACTTCGTCCGGCACCTCGGCTACTACGTCGCCGCCTGGGACCTGCCCGAAGACGCCGGAGACCTGGCCGCCCGCCCGGTCGGCTACGGCGAACCCGGCCGCCTCGCCACCGTCGGCCGCACCCCCCGCCGCAGCGGGGAACGGGGCTACGCGGGCGAAGTCTTCTGTGTCTTCGCCTCCGAGGAGGAGCTGATATCCGACCGGCGCGATCCCCGCGCCCGGAAGCAGGCGATAGCCCGGGCCTACGAAGGCGCCGGCTGGCGGACGCCGGAACTCATCGCCACACTCGGGCAGGCCGACGACGTCTACTTCGACTCCATCAGCCGCGCCGATGTACCGCGATGGTCCACGGGCCGTATCGCGCTCCTCGGGGACGCCGCCTACGGCGCCACGGTCGGCGGCATGGGCACCGGCTCCGCGATCATCGGCGCCTACGTCCTCGCCGGAGAGCTCGCCCTCGCCGAGGGGGACCACCACACGGCCTTCGCCCGCTATGAACGCCTCCTGCGCCCCTATGTGACCCGGTGCCAGCAAGGCGGCCGCGGCGCTGGGGAGTTCCTGGCCCCGGCCACCCAGGAAGCCCTCGACGCCCGTAACGCCGCCCTGAACTCCCCGGCCGCCGTCGCCGCCATGCTGCAACAGGGCCAGGACCTCTCGGCGGCCCTCACCCTGGACGACTACCCCGCACGGGTCGCCGACGCGGTCCGCGCCCGGTGGTGA
- a CDS encoding TetR/AcrR family transcriptional regulator, which yields MAGDDGKRSVFGDQAGSVELLWGGRERPSRGPKPALSLERITRTAMALADAGGLGAVSMQRVAAELNFTKMSLYRYVPGKSELVALMIDTAMGEPPVVAAPAGPGQDERGGWRPALRAWAKALTAVYHRHPWLLGAAVGPRVMGPHELGWTECALAALADTGLTGGEQLDTVVVVHGHVRTLAQVSASMGLGSARAKSPEGVMSAALNELLAGRADRFPAVAAAVAGSGTDATSRDRAGEFGLERILDGLEAYLSGARGGA from the coding sequence ATGGCGGGAGACGACGGCAAGCGCAGCGTGTTCGGAGATCAGGCGGGCAGCGTCGAGCTGCTGTGGGGCGGGCGGGAGCGGCCCAGCCGGGGCCCCAAGCCGGCGCTGAGCCTGGAACGGATCACGCGTACGGCGATGGCCCTCGCCGACGCCGGCGGGCTCGGGGCGGTCTCCATGCAACGCGTCGCGGCCGAACTGAACTTCACCAAGATGTCCTTGTACCGCTATGTGCCGGGGAAGAGCGAACTGGTCGCGCTGATGATCGATACGGCGATGGGGGAGCCGCCGGTCGTGGCCGCGCCGGCCGGCCCCGGCCAGGACGAGCGCGGCGGATGGCGGCCGGCGCTGCGCGCATGGGCGAAGGCCCTTACGGCGGTCTACCACCGGCACCCCTGGCTGCTGGGCGCGGCCGTCGGCCCCCGCGTCATGGGCCCCCACGAACTCGGCTGGACCGAGTGCGCCCTCGCCGCGCTCGCGGACACCGGCCTGACCGGCGGCGAACAGCTCGACACCGTGGTCGTGGTGCACGGCCACGTCCGGACCCTCGCCCAGGTGTCGGCCTCGATGGGGCTGGGCAGCGCGCGGGCCAAGAGCCCGGAAGGGGTCATGAGCGCCGCGCTGAACGAACTCCTCGCCGGCCGCGCCGACCGCTTTCCCGCGGTCGCCGCGGCCGTCGCCGGCTCCGGAACCGACGCCACGTCCCGCGACCGGGCAGGGGAGTTCGGCCTGGAGCGGATCCTGGACGGCCTGGAGGCCTATCTGAGCGGGGCGCGGGGCGGCGCGTAG
- a CDS encoding DUF5988 family protein produces the protein MAQRRMVILVDGPEGNGLPQYARDNAGDPIRILRGNGYERFEFYGEYADLGGEPVPVYRWCYRTRIAE, from the coding sequence ATGGCGCAAAGAAGAATGGTGATCCTGGTCGACGGGCCGGAGGGAAATGGCCTGCCGCAGTACGCGCGCGACAATGCGGGCGATCCGATAAGGATCCTGCGCGGCAACGGGTATGAGCGCTTCGAATTCTACGGCGAATACGCGGACTTGGGCGGAGAGCCGGTCCCCGTGTACCGCTGGTGTTACCGCACAAGAATCGCCGAATAG
- a CDS encoding beta-ketoacyl synthase N-terminal-like domain-containing protein, whose translation MNRESGKDATAGEGRNVVVTGVGFCLPGRTEPVFTADDMWDVVSNGQSCLKRDEVYYGSVELTQAMFDERLPDVPPFFSQHYTPAHRFGLVSMAEATTDAGLAFCGGALSEAAILVGRGGVDSNVESYLSVLSADPGKTSAPDAMELFVAAQQAVTPSDVALVQAALTQSNGPCYTVSCGCASSAVQIGNARRMIAQGEVDIAVVTGVDVFNVHLIQNIQRLLSGAQQTYDALRTTDMPELLPSFTSLMRPYDRRADCINHGEGAATVIMESREHAARRGAHIYGQVLATAMTRDGLANPLACDETGAELVTAVRRCLGDRWQLRDVPYVHGGSDGNVIVTAFEANAIKELYGADNDVLMTSQEGCFGHNGAPAGCLGVAMTLMMMERGQVCPTANCEQPADGLPFDPVPGVRPRPLDFDYALSFNYQVGGVKNAILLGSPEAV comes from the coding sequence ATGAACCGAGAATCCGGTAAAGACGCAACCGCAGGTGAAGGCCGGAATGTCGTGGTGACCGGTGTCGGGTTCTGTCTGCCCGGTCGTACGGAGCCGGTTTTCACCGCCGACGACATGTGGGACGTGGTCTCCAACGGCCAGTCCTGCCTCAAGCGTGACGAGGTGTATTACGGCTCGGTCGAGCTCACCCAGGCGATGTTCGACGAACGCCTCCCGGACGTTCCGCCGTTCTTCTCCCAGCATTACACCCCGGCGCACCGGTTCGGACTGGTGTCGATGGCGGAAGCCACCACCGATGCCGGACTGGCTTTCTGTGGCGGAGCGCTGAGTGAAGCCGCCATTCTGGTCGGTCGCGGAGGTGTGGACTCCAATGTCGAAAGCTATCTTTCGGTGCTGAGTGCCGACCCCGGAAAGACCTCCGCGCCGGACGCCATGGAATTGTTCGTCGCGGCCCAGCAAGCCGTGACCCCCTCCGATGTCGCCCTGGTGCAAGCGGCGCTGACCCAGTCCAACGGCCCCTGCTACACCGTCTCGTGCGGCTGCGCGTCGTCCGCCGTGCAGATCGGCAACGCCCGGCGGATGATCGCCCAGGGCGAGGTCGACATCGCCGTGGTGACCGGGGTCGACGTCTTCAACGTCCACCTCATCCAGAACATCCAGCGGCTGCTGAGCGGGGCCCAGCAGACCTACGACGCCCTCCGCACGACCGACATGCCCGAACTGCTGCCGTCCTTCACCTCCCTCATGCGGCCCTACGACCGCCGGGCGGACTGCATCAACCACGGCGAGGGCGCGGCCACCGTGATCATGGAGAGCCGGGAACACGCCGCCCGGCGCGGGGCGCACATCTACGGCCAGGTGCTGGCCACCGCCATGACCCGGGACGGGCTGGCCAACCCCCTCGCCTGCGACGAGACCGGCGCGGAACTCGTCACCGCGGTCCGCCGCTGCCTCGGCGACCGGTGGCAGCTGCGCGATGTGCCGTACGTCCACGGCGGCAGCGACGGCAACGTCATCGTCACCGCCTTCGAGGCGAACGCCATCAAGGAGCTCTACGGAGCCGACAACGACGTCCTGATGACGTCCCAGGAAGGCTGCTTCGGCCACAATGGCGCACCGGCCGGCTGCCTGGGCGTCGCCATGACGCTGATGATGATGGAGCGAGGGCAGGTCTGCCCCACCGCCAACTGCGAGCAGCCGGCCGACGGGCTGCCCTTCGACCCGGTCCCCGGAGTGCGGCCGCGGCCGCTGGACTTCGACTACGCGCTGAGCTTCAACTACCAGGTCGGCGGCGTGAAGAACGCCATTCTCCTCGGCAGTCCGGAAGCCGTGTGA
- a CDS encoding rod shape-determining protein, translating to MASSTSSGTYDIGIDLGTANTLVYARGKGVVLNEPSVVAVNAAGEVIAVGADAKRTIGRTPSGITAMRPLRDGVIADFDAAERMLRALMKKALPSRRFARPRVVICVPSGVTGVERRAVIDSARGAGAREVHLIEEPMAAAIGAGLPVDEPVGCMVVDIGGGTTEVAVISMGGLVTAQSVRVAGDALDAAVAAHIKKQHSLAIGERTAEDIKIAIGSAVWTPVDLDEDGAPDRPFSYTVRGRDHISGLPRIQEISEEEIRGALAEPVEAIVRAVHRTLDECPPELSGDIVERGIALTGGGALLRGLDHRLREEMGVPVTVADDPLDCVVNGTAKCVDEFASLHGLLTGAKEQPRRSVRL from the coding sequence ATGGCGTCCAGCACTTCGTCCGGAACCTACGACATAGGCATCGACCTCGGCACCGCCAACACCCTGGTGTACGCCCGCGGCAAGGGTGTGGTGCTGAACGAACCGTCCGTCGTCGCGGTCAACGCCGCCGGCGAGGTGATCGCCGTGGGCGCGGACGCCAAGCGGACCATCGGCCGTACGCCCTCCGGGATCACCGCGATGCGCCCCCTGCGGGACGGTGTCATCGCCGACTTCGATGCCGCCGAGCGGATGCTGCGCGCCCTGATGAAGAAGGCCCTGCCCAGTCGCCGGTTCGCCCGGCCGCGGGTGGTCATCTGCGTCCCCTCCGGCGTCACGGGCGTCGAACGGCGCGCGGTCATCGACTCCGCCCGCGGCGCCGGGGCCCGCGAAGTGCACCTCATCGAGGAGCCGATGGCCGCCGCGATCGGCGCCGGCCTTCCCGTGGACGAGCCGGTCGGCTGCATGGTGGTGGACATCGGCGGCGGGACGACCGAGGTCGCCGTCATCTCCATGGGCGGCCTGGTCACCGCCCAGTCCGTACGGGTCGCCGGCGACGCGCTGGACGCCGCCGTCGCCGCCCACATCAAGAAGCAGCACTCCCTGGCCATCGGCGAGCGCACCGCCGAGGACATCAAGATCGCGATCGGCTCGGCGGTCTGGACCCCGGTCGACCTCGACGAGGACGGCGCACCCGACCGCCCCTTCTCCTACACGGTCCGCGGCCGCGACCACATCAGCGGCCTGCCCAGGATCCAGGAGATCAGCGAGGAGGAGATCCGCGGCGCGCTGGCCGAACCGGTCGAGGCGATCGTCCGCGCCGTCCACCGCACCCTCGACGAATGCCCCCCGGAGCTCTCCGGTGACATCGTCGAGCGCGGGATCGCCCTGACCGGCGGCGGCGCCCTGCTCCGCGGCCTGGACCACCGGCTGCGCGAGGAGATGGGCGTGCCCGTGACGGTCGCCGACGATCCCCTGGACTGCGTGGTCAACGGCACCGCGAAGTGCGTCGACGAATTCGCGTCCCTGCACGGCCTGCTGACGGGCGCCAAGGAACAACCGCGGCGGTCGGTGCGGTTGTAG
- a CDS encoding alpha/beta fold hydrolase, whose protein sequence is MPQSAKTPSTPPTSPAAPVPPPAAPLPAATHRTVEVPGGRIHLVEQGSGPLVLMVHGFPESWYSWRHQLPALAAAGYRAVAIDVRGYGRSSKPRDVAAYRMLAHVADNVAVVRALGEETATIVGHDWGSPIAANTALLRPDLFTAVALLSVPYTPRGGTRPTEGFARLGGPGEFYVNYFQEPGRAESEIEPDVRGWLAGFYAVASGDAEPPSGGDHVGGFSVRPGGKLSDRFPADNPLPLPWLTDADLDFYAGEFERTGLTGGLNRYRNVDRDWEDLAAWDGAPLRQPSLFIGGERDAPTNWMADAIKAFPQTLPGLSASHILEGCGHWVQQERAEEVNHLLVDWLGSLPTKPAARPAS, encoded by the coding sequence ATGCCGCAGTCTGCCAAGACGCCGTCCACGCCGCCCACTTCCCCGGCCGCCCCGGTTCCGCCGCCGGCCGCCCCGCTGCCGGCGGCGACGCACCGTACGGTCGAGGTCCCCGGCGGCCGCATCCACCTCGTGGAGCAGGGCAGCGGCCCCCTCGTCCTGATGGTCCACGGCTTCCCCGAGTCCTGGTACTCCTGGCGCCACCAGCTCCCCGCGCTCGCCGCCGCGGGCTACCGGGCGGTCGCCATCGACGTGCGGGGCTACGGGCGTTCCTCGAAACCCCGTGACGTGGCGGCCTACCGGATGCTCGCCCACGTCGCCGACAACGTGGCGGTCGTGCGCGCCCTCGGTGAGGAGACCGCGACCATCGTGGGCCACGACTGGGGCTCGCCCATCGCCGCCAACACGGCGCTGCTGCGGCCCGACCTCTTCACCGCCGTGGCGCTGCTGAGCGTGCCGTACACGCCCCGCGGCGGGACCCGGCCCACCGAGGGCTTCGCGCGGCTCGGCGGCCCCGGGGAGTTCTACGTCAACTACTTCCAGGAGCCGGGCCGGGCCGAGTCGGAGATCGAACCCGATGTCCGCGGCTGGCTCGCCGGGTTCTACGCGGTGGCCTCGGGCGATGCCGAGCCGCCGTCCGGCGGGGACCACGTCGGAGGGTTCTCGGTCCGGCCGGGCGGCAAACTGTCCGACCGCTTCCCCGCCGACAACCCCCTGCCCCTGCCCTGGCTCACCGACGCCGATCTCGACTTCTACGCGGGCGAATTCGAGCGGACCGGCCTGACCGGCGGGCTCAACCGCTACCGCAACGTCGACCGGGACTGGGAGGACCTCGCCGCCTGGGACGGGGCGCCGCTGCGGCAGCCGTCCCTCTTCATCGGCGGGGAGCGCGACGCCCCCACCAACTGGATGGCCGACGCCATCAAGGCCTTCCCGCAGACCCTTCCCGGCCTGTCCGCCTCCCACATCCTGGAAGGCTGCGGCCACTGGGTCCAGCAGGAACGCGCCGAGGAGGTCAACCACCTCCTCGTCGACTGGCTGGGATCCCTGCCGACGAAGCCCGCCGCGCGGCCGGCGTCCTGA
- a CDS encoding FUSC family protein: MTWSRALKEAARSGLTIERTKLTPLIALRGAAGVALVIGLCLWRGDPTLAVSSAFGAYASGIVTFQRSMRPRPVLALAVAGALAVSTFLGYLAAARLVSFVLLLAGWTLLAGMAWAIGPVAGLIGTQTVAIMLVTVTLPTSVLGALEHAALMFFGGLVQATLIVLLPVRPWGVQRDALADALADEADYARRLRHDPVAPFDPSPLMDARLASAITPRQARRRPVQLHGPRGLAERVRPVLASLADPVVGAPLEGPERDRARDLLGAAATVLDAVAHAVRHARPVRLPPEAMAVLEVPATGPMLHGAARRSAYRLISLLADAVELTDEPVRSTRPTTEAERGHLLRPSVPRLVPGALRSLHREARWSSHILRHALRVSAVATAGYLLGTVLPFGHGYWAPLASVMVMRPDFAQTYSRGIARFLGTLVGVTVAGALMALAHPGGYVSGGLAVVSVGLMYLLMRTGVSVTSACGAAYVVFLLGLAGAGWEQTVQERVVLTLLGGLLAMLSYALFPAWETPKLRDRLAAWLEANGRYALAVFDLYATPAERRPRQIRDALLDSRAARAAWEESEARAEKEPVRHRGLSRASAKAAGAALATMGRVTMILEVHLPERDAAASPGATAFAFELRACLEEATRAVRERDELNWSELRDVWERWDAEDESRGVALRVADLQLDALDDLAEALSREPRTDDGTDQDAPDGGSR, from the coding sequence ATGACCTGGTCGCGTGCGCTCAAGGAGGCGGCTCGTTCGGGGCTGACCATCGAGCGGACCAAGCTCACCCCGTTGATCGCCCTCCGCGGCGCGGCCGGCGTCGCCCTCGTCATCGGCCTGTGCCTGTGGCGCGGCGACCCGACGCTCGCGGTCTCCTCCGCCTTCGGCGCGTACGCCTCCGGGATCGTCACCTTCCAGCGCAGCATGCGGCCGCGCCCGGTGCTCGCGCTCGCCGTCGCCGGCGCGCTGGCCGTCTCCACCTTCCTCGGCTATCTGGCCGCGGCCCGTCTCGTCTCCTTCGTCCTGCTGCTGGCCGGCTGGACCCTGCTGGCCGGGATGGCCTGGGCGATCGGGCCGGTCGCCGGGCTGATCGGCACCCAGACCGTGGCGATCATGCTGGTCACCGTCACCCTGCCGACGTCCGTCCTCGGCGCGCTGGAACACGCCGCCCTGATGTTCTTCGGCGGTCTGGTCCAGGCGACTCTCATCGTGCTGCTCCCGGTGCGGCCCTGGGGCGTCCAGCGGGACGCGCTCGCCGACGCGCTGGCCGACGAGGCGGACTACGCCCGGCGGCTGCGGCACGACCCGGTCGCCCCGTTCGACCCGTCGCCCCTGATGGACGCCCGGCTCGCCTCCGCCATTACTCCCCGTCAGGCCCGGCGCCGCCCCGTACAGCTGCACGGTCCCCGGGGGCTTGCCGAACGCGTCCGGCCGGTCCTCGCCTCCCTCGCCGACCCGGTCGTCGGCGCCCCCCTGGAAGGGCCCGAACGTGACCGGGCCCGGGACCTGCTGGGCGCCGCGGCCACCGTCCTGGACGCCGTCGCCCACGCGGTACGGCACGCCCGGCCGGTCCGGCTGCCCCCGGAGGCGATGGCCGTCCTCGAAGTGCCCGCCACCGGCCCGATGCTCCACGGGGCCGCCCGGCGCTCCGCCTACCGGCTGATCTCGCTGCTCGCCGACGCCGTCGAGCTCACCGACGAACCGGTCCGCTCCACCCGCCCCACCACCGAGGCCGAACGCGGCCATCTGCTGCGTCCCAGCGTCCCCCGGCTGGTGCCCGGCGCGCTGCGCTCCCTGCACCGCGAGGCCCGCTGGTCCTCGCACATCCTGAGGCACGCCCTGCGGGTCTCCGCGGTCGCCACCGCCGGTTATCTGCTGGGCACCGTGCTCCCGTTCGGCCACGGCTACTGGGCGCCGCTGGCCTCGGTCATGGTGATGCGCCCCGACTTCGCCCAGACCTACTCCCGCGGTATCGCCCGTTTCCTCGGCACCCTCGTCGGGGTCACCGTCGCGGGCGCGCTGATGGCCCTGGCGCATCCGGGCGGCTATGTCAGCGGCGGGCTCGCCGTGGTGAGCGTGGGGCTGATGTACCTGCTGATGCGCACCGGCGTCTCGGTGACCTCGGCCTGCGGGGCGGCGTATGTGGTCTTCCTGCTCGGCCTCGCGGGGGCGGGCTGGGAGCAGACCGTCCAGGAACGCGTGGTGCTCACCCTCCTGGGCGGGCTGCTGGCGATGCTGTCGTACGCGCTGTTCCCCGCCTGGGAGACCCCCAAGCTCCGCGACCGGCTCGCCGCGTGGCTGGAGGCCAACGGGCGCTACGCCCTGGCCGTGTTCGACCTCTACGCCACGCCCGCCGAACGCCGCCCCCGGCAGATCCGCGACGCCCTGCTGGACTCCCGGGCGGCCCGCGCGGCCTGGGAGGAGAGCGAGGCCCGCGCCGAGAAGGAACCCGTGCGCCACCGCGGCCTGTCCCGGGCGTCGGCGAAGGCGGCCGGCGCCGCGCTCGCCACGATGGGCCGGGTCACCATGATCCTGGAGGTCCACCTCCCCGAACGCGATGCCGCGGCCTCACCCGGTGCCACCGCCTTCGCCTTCGAACTGCGCGCCTGCCTGGAGGAGGCCACGCGCGCGGTACGGGAGCGGGACGAACTGAACTGGAGCGAGCTGCGGGACGTATGGGAGAGGTGGGACGCGGAGGACGAGAGCCGTGGTGTCGCCCTGCGCGTCGCGGACCTGCAGCTCGACGCCCTCGACGACCTGGCGGAGGCGCTGTCGCGGGAACCGCGCACGGACGACGGGACGGACCAGGACGCCCCGGACGGCGGCAGCCGGTGA